The sequence GCAGATGCTCCGCCCCAGCCTCTTCAGGCGCCAGCAGCATGAAGACGAGATCGACCGGGCGGCCATCGACCGCCTCGAACTCCACCGGCTTTTCCAGCCGCGCGAAGTAGCCGATCACGCGGTCGAGCTCCGGCAGGCGCGCATGCGGGATCGCAACGCCAGCGCCCATGCCGGTCGGGCCCAGCGTCTCCCGCTCCTGCAGGGCGTCGAGGCAGGGCCCGGCCTTCACTTCGGCATCGAGATCGGCGGCAAGCTCGGCGAGCTCCTGAAGCAGGCGCTTCTTGCTCGTCACCTTGAGGCCGGCCCGAACCGCGTCACTGCGAATGATATCCGAAAGCTCCATCCGGGCCTGCCTTACA is a genomic window of Pontivivens ytuae containing:
- the ptsN gene encoding PTS IIA-like nitrogen regulatory protein PtsN — encoded protein: MELSDIIRSDAVRAGLKVTSKKRLLQELAELAADLDAEVKAGPCLDALQERETLGPTGMGAGVAIPHARLPELDRVIGYFARLEKPVEFEAVDGRPVDLVFMLLAPEEAGAEHLRALARVSRTLRDPAVCEKIRSTDDATAIYTILTEPAASQAA